In Akkermansia muciniphila, one DNA window encodes the following:
- the infA gene encoding translation initiation factor IF-1, protein MEVEGTICAVLAGTMFKVRLPNGHEVLAHISGKMRKRFIKIVVGDKVRMEMSPYDMTKARITFRIG, encoded by the coding sequence ATTGAAGTGGAAGGAACCATCTGCGCCGTACTGGCAGGAACCATGTTCAAGGTGCGCCTTCCCAACGGGCACGAAGTGCTGGCCCATATTTCCGGAAAAATGCGCAAGCGCTTTATTAAAATCGTGGTAGGAGACAAGGTGCGTATGGAAATGTCTCCTTATGACATGACTAAAGCGCGCATCACGTTCCGCATCGGTTAA
- a CDS encoding NAD(P)H-hydrate dehydratase yields the protein MKICSTENMQIAERELIVSGTPARTLMNLAAAGIAESLMQFFPVPGLCIAYVGKGNNGGDALTVLNLLKQHGWEIGFRTAYPRTEWSELSMRQLAEISPPPQEYQAPPLPRVEKPMILLDGLLGIGAKGMLRREISELCAEINYIRNRCGAVRTVAIDIPTGVDPDTGMPQQNAVEADFTMCIGAVKQGLLDDDATLFAGRLVCIDLPGLHVQAIPATELITSSRLTKFLSARPYTDYKNKRGHIGVIAGSEGMLGAARLCCEAALRAGAGLVTLHVHKNVYPLIAPSMPPEIMVRPVNSYADISIRTFSAFLIGPGIGSVSEEDAEAIRLILETGTPTVLDADGLNLAAAMQWNLEEHILATPHHGEIRRLLPDADNYAIRADIADCFLAEHEAALIYKGARTIVTQRGKPLFYNITGDPGMATAGQGDVLAGICGGFISQGESLLVSAVLGVYLCGRASEMAISVGEATQQTLTAGDTLRHLPAAILSTARLCY from the coding sequence ATGAAAATTTGCTCCACGGAAAATATGCAGATCGCGGAACGCGAGCTCATCGTTAGCGGAACACCGGCCAGAACACTGATGAACCTGGCCGCAGCCGGTATTGCGGAATCCCTCATGCAGTTCTTCCCCGTCCCGGGTCTGTGCATAGCCTATGTAGGCAAAGGAAACAACGGGGGAGACGCCCTCACCGTTCTCAACCTACTGAAACAACATGGTTGGGAAATAGGCTTCCGAACCGCTTACCCGCGCACCGAATGGAGTGAACTTTCTATGCGGCAGTTGGCGGAAATATCTCCCCCCCCTCAGGAATACCAGGCCCCCCCCCTTCCCCGTGTGGAAAAACCTATGATTTTGCTGGACGGCCTGCTGGGAATTGGCGCAAAGGGAATGCTCCGCAGGGAAATCTCCGAGCTTTGCGCAGAAATAAACTATATAAGAAACCGCTGCGGGGCCGTACGTACCGTGGCTATCGATATTCCCACCGGAGTAGATCCAGACACGGGGATGCCTCAACAAAATGCTGTGGAAGCAGATTTCACCATGTGCATAGGAGCCGTTAAGCAGGGCCTGCTGGACGATGATGCCACCCTGTTTGCCGGACGTTTGGTCTGCATCGACCTTCCCGGTCTTCATGTACAGGCGATCCCCGCCACGGAACTTATTACCTCTTCAAGGCTCACCAAATTCCTTTCTGCAAGACCCTATACGGATTATAAGAACAAACGCGGGCACATTGGCGTCATAGCAGGCTCGGAAGGAATGCTGGGCGCGGCCCGTCTCTGCTGTGAAGCAGCTCTTCGGGCAGGTGCCGGATTGGTTACGCTGCACGTCCACAAGAATGTCTATCCCCTGATTGCTCCATCCATGCCTCCCGAAATCATGGTCAGGCCCGTGAACAGTTACGCAGATATCTCCATCCGTACATTTAGCGCTTTCCTCATTGGCCCCGGCATCGGCTCCGTATCAGAGGAAGACGCAGAAGCTATCCGCCTTATCCTGGAAACAGGTACTCCCACCGTTCTGGATGCGGACGGGCTGAATCTGGCCGCGGCCATGCAGTGGAACTTGGAAGAACATATTCTGGCTACCCCCCACCACGGAGAAATTCGCAGACTTCTGCCGGATGCAGACAACTATGCCATCCGGGCAGACATTGCCGACTGCTTTCTGGCGGAACATGAAGCGGCTCTGATTTACAAAGGAGCTCGCACCATCGTCACCCAACGGGGAAAACCTCTCTTTTATAACATCACCGGAGATCCCGGCATGGCAACTGCTGGACAGGGAGACGTGCTGGCAGGTATCTGCGGAGGTTTCATAAGCCAGGGGGAATCCCTTCTGGTTTCCGCCGTTCTGGGTGTCTACCTGTGCGGCCGAGCTTCCGAAATGGCAATCTCCGTCGGGGAAGCAACCCAGCAAACGCTGACGGCAGGGGATACGCTGCGACATCTGCCTGCCGCCATTCTTTCCACCGCACGCCTCTGCTATTGA